Proteins encoded in a region of the Isosphaeraceae bacterium EP7 genome:
- a CDS encoding type II toxin-antitoxin system RelE/ParE family toxin encodes MIDRPTILPEAAADLEDQERYLGERGGIDLVITFAEAARKTFDFLAKNPNIGERYPSRAEDLAGLRVWKIDGFPKHLVFYRPTEDRLEIVRVMHGHRQIDRILG; translated from the coding sequence GTGATCGATCGCCCGACGATCCTGCCGGAGGCGGCCGCCGATCTGGAAGACCAGGAACGATACCTGGGTGAGCGTGGAGGGATCGATCTCGTCATCACGTTCGCGGAGGCGGCACGCAAGACGTTCGACTTCCTGGCGAAAAACCCCAACATCGGGGAACGCTACCCCTCAAGAGCCGAAGACCTGGCCGGGCTCCGGGTCTGGAAAATCGACGGTTTCCCGAAGCACCTCGTGTTCTATCGCCCGACCGAGGATCGCCTCGAAATCGTCCGCGTCATGCACGGCCACAGGCAGATCGACCGGATCCTCGGCTGA
- a CDS encoding type II toxin-antitoxin system ParD family antitoxin: MDAIYVNLPEEVKSYVQSRIAAGEYQDMDEYFLSLILADQDRHAIDRLDDELRKGLNSGEPIPLDDRFWEEKRRKIIETYSKVVPK; the protein is encoded by the coding sequence ATGGACGCGATCTACGTCAACCTGCCCGAAGAGGTCAAGTCCTACGTCCAGTCACGCATCGCGGCCGGCGAGTATCAAGATATGGATGAATATTTCCTCTCCCTGATCCTCGCCGATCAGGATCGTCACGCGATCGATCGTCTCGACGATGAACTCCGAAAAGGCCTCAACTCGGGAGAGCCAATCCCGCTCGACGACCGATTCTGGGAGGAGAAGCGTCGGAAGATCATCGAGACGTATTCGAAGGTGGTCCCGAAGTGA